One region of Candidatus Paceibacterota bacterium genomic DNA includes:
- the trpS gene encoding tryptophan--tRNA ligase, whose translation MMRIFSGIQPTGELHIGNYLGAIKQWIKLQEKNECLFCIVDLHALTSPFDPKKMEDLVMEKAMIYLAAGVNPKKSIIFIQSRVSQHSELAWLLNTVTPIGDLQRMTQYKEKSEKFKKNINAGLLNYPILMASDILLYQTEIVPVGVDQRQHVELTRTIGKRFNSRFGETFKIPEVYLPKAGAKIMSLSIPTKKMSKSDPPETRIGIFDSIKEIEEKIMRATTDSEREVKYNPVEKPGISNLLEIYSLFSNIPIEKLNFNSYKDLKTNLSKLLALSLSPFREKKKKLKIKEIREILSRGEKKARVIAEKTIMKAKRNMGLI comes from the coding sequence ATTATGCGAATATTTAGCGGCATACAACCAACAGGAGAGCTTCACATAGGCAATTATCTTGGAGCAATAAAGCAATGGATAAAGCTTCAAGAAAAAAACGAATGTCTTTTTTGTATTGTGGACCTTCATGCTTTAACTTCTCCTTTTGACCCTAAAAAGATGGAAGATCTTGTCATGGAAAAAGCAATGATTTACCTTGCTGCGGGAGTTAACCCTAAAAAATCAATAATCTTCATACAGTCAAGAGTAAGCCAGCACTCTGAGCTTGCTTGGCTTTTGAACACGGTAACTCCTATAGGAGATCTTCAAAGGATGACTCAATATAAAGAGAAGTCGGAAAAATTTAAAAAAAACATTAATGCGGGACTTTTAAACTATCCTATTCTTATGGCAAGTGATATTCTTCTTTATCAGACAGAAATAGTCCCTGTCGGGGTAGACCAGAGACAGCATGTTGAACTGACAAGAACAATTGGAAAAAGGTTTAATAGCAGATTTGGAGAAACTTTTAAGATTCCCGAAGTTTATCTTCCGAAAGCAGGAGCAAAAATAATGTCTCTTTCAATTCCGACAAAAAAAATGTCAAAAAGCGATCCCCCTGAAACTAGAATAGGAATATTCGATTCAATAAAAGAAATAGAAGAAAAAATAATGAGGGCGACAACCGACAGCGAAAGAGAAGTAAAATATAATCCTGTTGAAAAACCGGGCATTTCTAATCTTCTTGAAATATACTCTCTCTTTAGCAACATTCCAATTGAAAAATTGAATTTTAATAGCTATAAGGACTTAAAAACAAATCTTTCAAAACTTCTTGCTCTTTCTCTTTCTCCTTTCAGAGAAAAAAAGAAAAAGCTTAAAATAAAAGAAATCAGAGAAATTCTTTCCAGAGGAGAAAAAAAAGCAAGAGTAATTGCCGAAAAAACAATAATGAAAGCAAAAAGAAATATGGGATTGATATAG
- a CDS encoding co-chaperone GroES — MKVKPLSDHILIEPAKKEAKTKSGIFLPETAEKERPEAGRVIAVGPGKKTSSGKVVPLEIKIGDEVLFTKYGPSEIKIEEKEYLIAKEEDILAIVEK; from the coding sequence ATGAAAGTTAAACCATTATCAGATCATATATTGATAGAGCCGGCTAAAAAGGAGGCAAAAACAAAGAGCGGAATTTTTCTTCCTGAAACGGCGGAAAAAGAAAGACCTGAAGCGGGAAGAGTAATTGCCGTTGGTCCCGGCAAGAAAACATCTTCTGGAAAAGTAGTTCCTCTTGAAATAAAGATTGGCGACGAAGTTCTCTTTACAAAATACGGACCGAGCGAGATTAAGATTGAAGAAAAAGAATATTTAATTGCTAAAGAAGAAGATATATTGGCAATTGTGGAAAAATAA
- the secG gene encoding preprotein translocase subunit SecG: protein MEKIITTAQIVVSIFLILFILLQQRGTALGAGFGGSGDFYSAKRGFQKKLSLLTVIFASLFVLLALLGLIL, encoded by the coding sequence ATGGAAAAAATCATAACGACTGCTCAAATTGTCGTTTCAATCTTTCTTATTCTTTTTATTCTCCTCCAGCAAAGAGGAACGGCCCTTGGAGCAGGATTTGGAGGAAGCGGAGATTTTTATTCTGCTAAAAGAGGTTTTCAAAAAAAGCTTTCCTTATTAACGGTTATTTTTGCTTCTCTCTTTGTCCTTCTTGCCCTTTTAGGCCTGATTCTTTAA
- a CDS encoding RNA-binding protein gives MAKRLYVGGLSYNTTEDGLKESFSQAGAVESASIVMDKLSGRSRGFGFVEMENDEDAQKAIEMFNGKELDGRTLTVNEARPMQERRPGGGRGFDRRD, from the coding sequence ATGGCTAAAAGATTATATGTTGGTGGTTTGTCCTACAATACTACCGAAGACGGCTTGAAAGAAAGCTTTTCTCAAGCAGGAGCGGTAGAGTCGGCCTCAATAGTTATGGACAAGCTTTCCGGACGTTCAAGAGGATTTGGTTTCGTTGAAATGGAAAATGACGAAGACGCTCAAAAAGCGATCGAAATGTTTAACGGAAAAGAGCTCGACGGAAGAACTCTTACTGTAAACGAAGCAAGACCGATGCAGGAACGAAGACCGGGAGGAGGAAGAGGATTCGACAGACGCGACTAA
- a CDS encoding ABC transporter substrate-binding protein — translation MILKKWPSRKQWGLLFEVLDLKEKTLFLFFSFIFVLSFLFISLNFYFSNTKIVPAKGGVHIEGIVGQPRFVNPIYLESDTDKDLVEVIFSGLMKYDENLGIIPDLAESYQVEEDGRTYRVFLRDGIVWQDGEPITSEDVLFTIKTIQNPDFKSHFRPNWLGVDIEKISEKEIKFKLKRPYASFLENLTIKIMPKHIWQDVPSQKFFTDIHQSEPIGSGPYKIKERKVIQNITEYIVLSKNPNYHGKEPFIEELKFVFFENEEKALSAIDKKEINGLYLSSMIKTNLNVYRLYFPRYFAIFFNLEKSELLKDADIRKALNYGTDKNALVKNILKEKEDTLAERQIATSPVLPSLYKVKEPVNNYLFNKEKAGEIFDKAGFKLNQEGFREKIIEKENSFQFKTELKLGSRGKEVEELQRCLSRFEDIYKDGEISGYFGENTKEAVNAFQEKYREDILDPSGLSEGTGTVGNATSKKLNEICFKNSKDTIPLSFTLKTIEHPVLIKIGEILKTQWEEIGIKLNIEAVPREEREQELIRPRNYEMLLLGTVLGGIPDFFPFWHSSQKEDPGYNFSLYENKDADKILEEIRETLDEEKRKEKMALLQEIIIKDAPSIFLYSPEFIYIAKAKGIKTEKIADPSKRFADIENWFLRTKRIWN, via the coding sequence ATGATTTTGAAAAAGTGGCCAAGCAGAAAACAATGGGGCCTTTTATTTGAAGTTTTGGACTTGAAAGAAAAAACACTCTTTTTATTTTTCTCTTTTATTTTTGTTCTTTCTTTTCTTTTTATTTCCCTTAATTTCTATTTTAGCAATACGAAAATCGTTCCTGCAAAAGGGGGAGTTCATATTGAAGGAATAGTCGGACAGCCAAGATTTGTAAATCCTATATATCTTGAATCAGATACGGATAAAGACCTTGTCGAGGTTATTTTTTCAGGACTGATGAAATATGACGAAAATCTTGGAATAATTCCCGATCTTGCTGAAAGTTACCAAGTAGAGGAAGACGGAAGAACATACAGAGTTTTCTTAAGAGATGGAATAGTTTGGCAAGACGGAGAGCCAATAACAAGCGAAGACGTTCTTTTTACAATAAAAACAATCCAAAACCCCGACTTTAAAAGCCATTTTCGCCCGAATTGGCTGGGAGTAGACATAGAAAAAATAAGCGAAAAGGAAATCAAGTTTAAATTAAAAAGACCTTACGCTTCTTTTTTGGAAAACCTTACAATAAAAATAATGCCAAAGCATATTTGGCAGGATGTTCCATCCCAAAAATTCTTCACGGATATCCACCAATCAGAACCAATCGGTTCAGGCCCTTATAAGATAAAAGAGAGAAAAGTAATCCAGAATATAACAGAATACATTGTTCTTTCAAAAAATCCCAATTATCACGGCAAAGAGCCGTTCATTGAGGAATTAAAATTTGTTTTTTTTGAAAACGAAGAAAAAGCCCTATCTGCAATAGATAAAAAAGAAATTAACGGACTTTATCTTTCAAGTATGATAAAAACAAATCTTAATGTTTACCGCCTCTACTTTCCAAGATATTTTGCCATTTTCTTTAACCTTGAAAAATCGGAACTGCTAAAAGATGCTGATATTAGAAAAGCCCTTAATTACGGAACAGATAAAAATGCTCTTGTTAAAAATATTCTCAAAGAGAAAGAAGACACTTTGGCAGAAAGACAAATTGCGACATCTCCTGTTTTGCCTTCGCTCTACAAAGTAAAAGAGCCGGTAAATAATTACCTTTTTAACAAAGAAAAAGCCGGCGAAATTTTTGACAAAGCGGGATTTAAATTAAACCAAGAGGGCTTTAGGGAAAAAATTATTGAAAAAGAAAACTCTTTTCAATTCAAAACGGAACTAAAACTCGGCTCCAGAGGAAAAGAAGTGGAAGAGCTCCAAAGATGCCTTTCAAGGTTTGAAGATATATATAAAGACGGAGAAATAAGCGGTTATTTCGGGGAAAATACGAAAGAAGCCGTAAACGCTTTTCAGGAAAAATACAGAGAAGATATCTTAGATCCTTCTGGCCTTTCGGAAGGGACAGGAACAGTTGGCAATGCCACTTCTAAAAAATTAAACGAAATTTGCTTTAAAAACTCCAAAGATACAATTCCTCTTTCTTTCACTTTAAAAACGATAGAGCACCCCGTTCTTATAAAAATCGGAGAAATTTTAAAGACACAGTGGGAAGAAATAGGAATAAAATTAAACATAGAAGCTGTTCCAAGAGAAGAAAGAGAACAAGAGCTTATAAGGCCCCGAAATTATGAAATGCTTCTTTTAGGGACAGTTTTAGGAGGTATTCCCGACTTTTTTCCTTTCTGGCATTCAAGCCAAAAGGAAGACCCGGGATACAATTTTTCTCTTTATGAAAATAAAGATGCAGATAAGATACTAGAAGAAATAAGAGAAACATTAGATGAAGAAAAAAGAAAGGAAAAAATGGCCCTTCTTCAGGAAATTATAATCAAAGATGCTCCATCTATATTCCTCTATTCTCCTGAATTTATCTATATTGCAAAAGCAAAGGGAATAAAAACGGAAAAAATAGCTGATCCTTCAAAAAGATTTGCCGATATCGAGAATTGGTTTTTAAGGACAAAAAGAATTTGGAATTAA
- a CDS encoding ribonuclease J: protein MKKTKDVKVIALGGLGEVGRNMTLIEYEQKILIIDFGLRFPEETMPGIDFIIPNTAYLKGREKDIVGAVITHGHLDHIGAIPYLSKKLHNPTIYAPRLSRGLIMKRQEEFPDKNLNLKSIKDGDHLSLPPFKIEPFRQNHSIPENLGMIIDTPAGRIVHTSDFKFDSNPVNDIPTDFKKLKKIGESGVLLLMSDSTGAEDTGHSISEKEIEKNLEEIFKKSRKGRIIAGTFASLLNRIQQIITLSEKYGRKVCVEGYSMKNYVEIAKSTGYMKIKEGTLISAKELEKYPDSQVTIVCTGAQGEGQAILMRIANKEHRIIRLKKGDNIIFSSSVIPGNERSVQALKDEFYRQGIKVFHYKMMDIHAGGHGKEEELREMIRLMKPKFLMPVHGQFSMLVSHSEIAKSEGILESNIIVAENGQVISLSDEKFSIAKKPVPSNYVIVDGLGVGDVGEVVLRDRQVLSKDGMFVIIAVIDRQAGKVKGSPDIISRGFIYLRESKDLLSQTRQKVIEIINKSTGGGEVVNLSYVKDEIRNKVGNFLYSKTKRRPMVLPVVIEV from the coding sequence ATGAAAAAAACAAAAGACGTAAAAGTAATAGCCCTTGGTGGCTTGGGAGAAGTGGGGAGAAATATGACTCTTATTGAATATGAGCAAAAAATTCTCATAATTGACTTTGGGCTTCGCTTTCCGGAAGAAACAATGCCTGGAATCGACTTTATAATCCCAAACACCGCCTATTTGAAAGGAAGGGAAAAAGACATTGTCGGAGCTGTTATAACCCACGGACACCTTGACCATATAGGAGCAATTCCTTATCTTTCAAAAAAACTGCACAATCCAACCATTTATGCCCCTCGGCTTTCAAGAGGGCTGATAATGAAAAGACAGGAAGAATTTCCAGATAAAAACTTGAATTTAAAATCAATAAAAGACGGAGACCATCTTTCTCTTCCTCCTTTTAAAATAGAGCCCTTTAGGCAAAATCACAGCATTCCTGAAAACTTAGGAATGATTATTGATACCCCTGCAGGGAGAATAGTCCACACTTCCGACTTCAAATTTGACAGTAATCCGGTAAACGACATTCCTACTGATTTCAAGAAATTGAAAAAAATAGGAGAAAGCGGCGTCCTTCTTTTGATGTCCGACTCAACGGGTGCCGAAGACACAGGACATTCAATCTCTGAAAAAGAAATTGAAAAGAACCTTGAAGAAATTTTCAAGAAATCAAGGAAAGGAAGAATAATAGCGGGAACTTTTGCTTCTCTCTTAAATAGAATCCAGCAGATAATAACTTTGTCTGAAAAATACGGAAGAAAGGTTTGTGTTGAAGGATATTCAATGAAAAATTATGTGGAAATAGCCAAAAGTACCGGCTATATGAAAATAAAAGAAGGAACCCTTATTTCAGCAAAAGAATTGGAAAAATATCCGGATAGCCAGGTAACAATAGTTTGCACCGGGGCCCAAGGAGAAGGTCAGGCGATTTTAATGCGGATAGCAAACAAAGAACACAGAATTATCCGCCTTAAAAAAGGAGATAACATTATCTTTTCTTCTTCTGTAATTCCCGGAAACGAAAGAAGCGTTCAGGCATTAAAAGATGAATTTTACAGGCAAGGAATTAAGGTCTTCCATTACAAGATGATGGATATACATGCGGGAGGACACGGAAAAGAAGAAGAATTGAGAGAAATGATTCGCCTAATGAAACCGAAATTCCTTATGCCCGTCCACGGACAATTTTCAATGCTTGTAAGCCACAGCGAAATTGCAAAAAGCGAAGGAATCCTCGAAAGCAATATAATAGTTGCTGAAAACGGACAGGTAATTTCTTTAAGCGATGAAAAGTTTTCGATTGCCAAAAAACCCGTTCCTTCAAACTATGTAATAGTAGACGGACTCGGAGTAGGAGATGTAGGAGAAGTTGTTCTCCGCGATAGGCAGGTTCTTTCAAAAGACGGAATGTTTGTCATTATAGCTGTTATTGACAGACAGGCCGGAAAAGTAAAGGGTTCTCCGGATATTATATCCCGCGGATTCATATATTTAAGAGAATCAAAAGATCTTTTGTCTCAAACAAGGCAAAAGGTTATCGAGATAATAAACAAATCAACTGGCGGCGGAGAAGTTGTAAATCTTAGCTACGTTAAAGATGAAATAAGGAACAAGGTCGGAAATTTCCTTTATTCTAAAACAAAAAGAAGACCAATGGTTCTTCCTGTTGTTATCGAAGTGTAA
- a CDS encoding DUF389 domain-containing protein produces MKNNKSPIITSSLFEKKRACDKLIKESTPSKEFYFLLVAASFLAASGIAVDSPAIIIGAMLIAPLLSSFLVIGLGIVISNSNLSLKRAITTLKALAVSIFTAFVASFFLRFKEIDPQLLIKESFVEFLFISFAAGLVGTYIWVRSDLQNIASGVLVAVTILPPLASFGLGMGLLNKEVISNSFLFFTINSFGLLLGSIVMFSLFGFASDLGSIEETVEEKLEEYEKKED; encoded by the coding sequence ATGAAAAACAACAAATCTCCAATAATAACTTCTTCTCTCTTTGAGAAGAAAAGGGCTTGCGACAAACTTATAAAAGAAAGCACTCCAAGTAAGGAATTTTATTTCCTTCTTGTTGCCGCCAGTTTTCTCGCCGCTTCGGGTATTGCAGTTGATAGTCCTGCAATAATAATAGGAGCGATGCTTATTGCGCCGCTTCTTTCTTCTTTTCTGGTCATAGGGCTTGGTATAGTTATTTCGAATAGCAACCTTTCTTTGAAAAGGGCAATTACAACGCTAAAAGCTCTTGCTGTTTCAATTTTTACCGCTTTTGTTGCCAGTTTTTTCCTAAGATTCAAAGAGATTGACCCTCAACTACTAATAAAAGAAAGTTTTGTTGAGTTCCTTTTTATTTCTTTTGCGGCCGGTCTTGTCGGAACATATATCTGGGTAAGAAGCGATCTTCAAAATATCGCTTCGGGAGTTTTAGTAGCAGTGACAATTCTTCCTCCTCTTGCTTCTTTTGGCCTTGGAATGGGTCTTTTAAATAAAGAAGTGATAAGTAATTCTTTTCTTTTTTTTACAATAAATAGCTTTGGCCTTTTACTTGGAAGCATTGTGATGTTTTCTCTTTTTGGCTTTGCTTCTGATTTGGGCTCCATAGAAGAAACAGTTGAAGAAAAACTTGAAGAATACGAAAAGAAAGAAGATTAA
- a CDS encoding HAD-IC family P-type ATPase, whose translation MNFYSKKSEEVIESLSSNISGLTDSQVRERIEKYGFNEIPSGEEKGPVFIFFKQFHSILIYILFVAAFIAFIFNHLIDVYVIFAVILINAVMGFIQEYKAEKAIAALKTMIVPHAKVFRNGELLQIDARDLVPGDIIFIEEGDKIPADGRLLEVKNFRTQEASLTGESFPVSKDIEPLSFSTGISDRKNMIFMGTFAAGGWAKAIVVSTGIHTVIGEIAKSMKEIKRAKGHFEKKTDKLAKQMGLIAASLALFTFLIGFFLRDIEFEEIFLFTIASLVSGIPEGLPAILVIVLAVGVSRMARKNAIIRRLSATETLGVVNVIATDKTGTLTQNTMNIEQIIMDKEDNISVSGDGWIPKGEFRQGNNIIFPLEKPNLAKLLRIASVCNNARLIKEEEGYKILGDPTEASLVVLGEKAGLKKEVIQEREKRIDDIPFNSQLKFRASLSILKDEKERKEIYVIGAPEAILSRSSYCLEQSKIKKFSDKKKNEIIKRTEDLTKKSMRVIALAYKIAGTEINSLSEEMADDLIFVGVVGMIDPPRKGVKEAIEKAKKAGIRVLMITGDHRETALAIAREIGLVERNEEKAYVEQDLLKMTDSQFERAVKEVSVFARLTPSIKLKIAETLQKQGNVIAMTGDGVNDALAIKKADIGIAMGIIGTDVARESAEIVLADDNFASIVSAVEEGRVVFTNTRQSSAFLITTNFAEDASIIGTLLLGLPLPLLPTQILWLNLITDSIPAASLAAEPGHGEVLEEPPRKEKEDILSKEIIPFLIVMVLTMFLSVLLIFKFFLPEGLDKARTGVFLVMAFTQLFNAVNMRSLRKSIFEIGLFSNIYFAIGIIFSFILQIAVMYIPFFQNIFSFYSLSFLEFIAVLIISSFVLWFGELYKEMRKKWTEKK comes from the coding sequence ATGAATTTTTATTCAAAAAAAAGCGAAGAAGTAATAGAAAGTTTATCCTCAAATATATCGGGTCTTACTGACAGCCAAGTTAGAGAAAGAATTGAAAAATACGGGTTTAATGAAATCCCTTCCGGAGAAGAAAAGGGACCTGTCTTTATATTTTTCAAACAATTTCACAGCATCCTTATTTACATTCTTTTTGTAGCTGCCTTTATAGCTTTTATTTTCAATCATTTAATTGATGTTTATGTCATTTTTGCCGTTATTCTTATAAATGCCGTGATGGGTTTTATCCAAGAATACAAAGCGGAAAAAGCGATAGCGGCCTTAAAGACAATGATTGTTCCTCATGCAAAGGTTTTTAGAAATGGAGAGCTTCTTCAAATAGATGCAAGAGACCTTGTTCCCGGAGATATTATTTTTATAGAAGAGGGTGATAAAATTCCGGCTGATGGTAGGCTTTTAGAAGTTAAAAACTTTAGAACGCAAGAGGCCTCCCTTACAGGAGAGTCGTTTCCCGTGAGCAAAGATATTGAACCTTTGTCTTTTTCAACTGGGATTTCTGACAGAAAAAACATGATTTTTATGGGAACTTTTGCTGCGGGAGGATGGGCAAAAGCCATTGTTGTTTCAACCGGAATTCATACTGTTATAGGAGAAATAGCAAAAAGCATGAAAGAAATTAAAAGGGCAAAGGGGCATTTTGAAAAGAAGACGGATAAGCTGGCAAAGCAAATGGGCCTTATTGCCGCAAGTTTAGCACTCTTCACCTTTTTAATTGGGTTTTTTTTAAGAGATATTGAATTTGAAGAAATATTTCTTTTTACGATTGCTTCACTTGTTTCAGGGATACCGGAAGGATTACCGGCGATATTAGTTATTGTTTTAGCGGTTGGAGTCAGTAGAATGGCGAGAAAAAATGCAATAATAAGGCGGCTTTCGGCGACAGAAACTCTTGGAGTGGTAAATGTTATTGCGACAGATAAGACAGGGACTCTTACTCAAAATACAATGAATATAGAGCAGATTATAATGGACAAAGAGGATAATATTTCTGTCTCGGGCGATGGATGGATTCCAAAAGGAGAATTCAGACAAGGCAATAATATCATATTTCCTCTTGAAAAGCCGAATCTTGCAAAACTTCTCCGAATAGCTTCTGTTTGCAATAATGCCCGTTTAATAAAAGAGGAAGAAGGTTATAAAATTTTAGGAGATCCAACAGAGGCCTCTCTTGTTGTTTTAGGGGAAAAGGCGGGATTAAAAAAAGAAGTTATTCAGGAAAGAGAAAAGAGAATAGACGATATTCCTTTTAATTCCCAATTAAAATTCAGAGCTTCTCTTTCCATTTTAAAAGATGAAAAAGAAAGAAAGGAAATTTATGTTATTGGAGCGCCCGAGGCAATACTGTCTCGCTCTTCTTATTGTCTTGAACAAAGTAAAATTAAAAAATTCAGTGATAAAAAAAAGAATGAAATAATTAAAAGAACAGAAGACCTGACAAAAAAATCGATGAGAGTTATTGCTCTTGCTTATAAAATAGCAGGAACAGAAATAAACTCATTATCTGAGGAAATGGCAGATGATCTTATTTTCGTAGGGGTTGTTGGAATGATTGATCCTCCTCGCAAAGGAGTAAAAGAAGCGATAGAAAAAGCAAAAAAAGCGGGAATAAGAGTTTTAATGATTACAGGAGACCACAGGGAAACTGCTCTTGCTATAGCAAGAGAAATAGGACTTGTTGAAAGAAACGAAGAAAAAGCTTATGTAGAACAGGACCTTCTCAAAATGACAGATAGTCAATTTGAAAGAGCGGTAAAAGAAGTGTCTGTTTTTGCCAGGCTTACTCCTTCAATAAAATTAAAAATAGCGGAAACATTGCAAAAACAAGGCAATGTTATAGCAATGACGGGTGACGGAGTAAATGATGCTTTGGCTATTAAAAAAGCCGATATTGGTATTGCGATGGGAATAATCGGAACTGACGTTGCAAGAGAGTCGGCCGAAATTGTTCTTGCTGATGATAACTTTGCTTCAATCGTAAGTGCTGTAGAGGAAGGAAGAGTCGTTTTTACAAATACAAGGCAAAGCAGTGCCTTTTTAATCACTACCAATTTTGCAGAAGATGCAAGTATTATAGGAACTCTTCTTTTGGGGCTTCCTCTTCCTTTGCTTCCTACTCAGATTCTGTGGCTTAATCTTATAACAGACAGTATCCCGGCTGCTTCTTTGGCGGCAGAGCCGGGGCATGGAGAAGTTTTAGAAGAACCTCCTAGAAAAGAAAAGGAGGATATCTTATCAAAAGAAATTATTCCTTTTTTAATAGTTATGGTCTTAACGATGTTTTTGTCCGTTCTTCTTATTTTTAAGTTTTTTCTTCCTGAAGGGCTGGATAAAGCAAGAACAGGAGTGTTTCTTGTAATGGCCTTTACCCAGCTTTTTAATGCTGTTAATATGCGCTCTTTAAGAAAATCTATTTTTGAGATAGGGCTTTTCAGTAATATTTATTTTGCCATTGGTATTATCTTCTCTTTTATTTTGCAAATAGCGGTAATGTATATTCCCTTTTTTCAAAATATATTTTCATTTTATTCTTTGAGTTTTTTGGAATTCATCGCGGTTTTGATTATATCTTCTTTTGTTCTCTGGTTCGGGGAATTATATAAAGAAATGAGAAAAAAATGGACAGAAAAGAAATAA
- a CDS encoding HemK family protein methyltransferase, with amino-acid sequence MDRKEINWLIEEKYKKGITKDFEKDICRLKNGEPIDYIIGFVYFLKAKIDLSYKPLIPRPETEFWAERAVKEIGRKKVLCLDLFSGSGCVGVAVLKNNKNAKVDFGEIDKNLLKQIKLNLNINKIKRERYNVFYSDIFSKIKKKYDYIFANPPYIPEKRKNKVQKSVILFEKKKALFGKEDGLFYIRIFLKEVRKHLKKGGRAYLEFDSSQKKEIEKIEKEADFYRDQYGKWRFLIISKK; translated from the coding sequence ATGGACAGAAAAGAAATAAACTGGCTTATTGAAGAAAAGTATAAAAAGGGAATTACCAAAGATTTTGAAAAGGATATTTGCCGCCTTAAAAACGGAGAGCCGATTGATTATATAATTGGTTTTGTTTATTTTTTAAAGGCAAAAATAGACCTTTCCTATAAACCCCTTATTCCTCGTCCGGAAACGGAATTCTGGGCAGAAAGGGCAGTAAAAGAAATTGGAAGAAAAAAAGTCCTTTGTCTTGATCTTTTTTCGGGCTCTGGATGTGTTGGAGTAGCCGTTCTTAAAAATAACAAGAATGCAAAAGTTGATTTTGGCGAAATTGACAAAAATCTTTTAAAGCAGATCAAACTTAATCTTAATATTAATAAAATAAAAAGGGAAAGATATAATGTCTTTTATTCAGATATTTTTAGCAAGATTAAAAAGAAATACGATTATATATTTGCCAATCCTCCATACATACCGGAAAAAAGAAAAAACAAAGTCCAAAAATCAGTTATTTTGTTTGAGAAAAAGAAAGCTCTTTTTGGAAAAGAAGACGGTCTTTTCTATATAAGGATATTTTTAAAAGAAGTTAGAAAGCATCTTAAAAAAGGAGGAAGGGCTTATTTGGAGTTTGATTCTTCCCAAAAAAAAGAAATAGAAAAAATAGAGAAAGAAGCAGATTTTTATAGAGACCAATATGGAAAGTGGAGGTTTTTGATAATATCTAAAAAATGA
- a CDS encoding phage holin family protein — MINRLFFYLLSGIIGIFIATKYIPGISFSGTYKEILLSGAILGLVNFFIKPILKIVFLPFRIITFGLFTLIINVGLVFFVMGILFKETFEIEKITGLILTTFLIWLLSFILCFKKSWKKS; from the coding sequence ATGATCAATCGGCTCTTTTTCTATCTTCTTTCCGGAATTATTGGAATATTTATTGCGACAAAATACATTCCCGGGATATCATTTTCCGGGACATATAAGGAAATTTTGCTATCAGGCGCCATTCTCGGACTTGTTAATTTCTTTATAAAGCCGATTTTAAAGATTGTTTTCTTGCCTTTTAGAATAATAACTTTCGGACTTTTCACTTTAATTATAAACGTAGGGCTTGTCTTTTTTGTAATGGGAATTCTTTTCAAAGAAACCTTTGAGATTGAAAAAATAACAGGCCTTATATTAACAACTTTTTTAATTTGGCTTTTAAGCTTCATACTCTGTTTTAAAAAATCATGGAAAAAATCATAA